The following are encoded together in the Natator depressus isolate rNatDep1 chromosome 10, rNatDep2.hap1, whole genome shotgun sequence genome:
- the BLOC1S6 gene encoding biogenesis of lysosome-related organelles complex 1 subunit 6 isoform X2, with amino-acid sequence MEQPEGKEGFLLEAAAPKQPGPALDSCEASPDEGLIEDLAIVDKKAVEQLTEGLISHYLPDLQRSKLALQELTQNQVVLLDTLEQEISKFKECNSILDINALKRALKLQQKRQKEELEREQQREKELEREKQLTAKPARRT; translated from the exons ATGGAGCAGCCCGAGGGGAAGGAGGGGTTCCTGCTGGAGGCCGCCGCCCCGAAGCAGCCGGGACCCGCGCTGG ATTCCTGCGAGGCATCTCCAGATGAGGGACTAATAGAAGATTTGGCTATTGTAGATAAGAAAGCTGTGGAGCAACTAACTGAAGGATTGATTTCTCATTATTTACCTGATCTTCAGCGATCAAAACTAGCCCTCCAAGAGCTCAc aCAGAATCAAGTAGTGTTACTAGACACATTAGAGCAAGAAATCTCAAAATTCAAAGAATGTAATTCCATTCTTGATATCAATGCTTTG AAAAGAGCACTCAAACTGCAGCAGAAGAGGCAGAAAGAAGAACTAGAACGAGAACAGCAACGTGAGAAGGAACTTGAAAGAGAGAAACAGTTAACAGCAAAACCAGCTAGAAGGACATGA
- the BLOC1S6 gene encoding biogenesis of lysosome-related organelles complex 1 subunit 6 isoform X1: MEQPEGKEGFLLEAAAPKQPGPALDSCEASPDEGLIEDLAIVDKKAVEQLTEGLISHYLPDLQRSKLALQELTQNQVVLLDTLEQEISKFKECNSILDINALFSEAKHYHNKLVNIRKEMMMLHEKTSKLKKRALKLQQKRQKEELEREQQREKELEREKQLTAKPARRT; the protein is encoded by the exons ATGGAGCAGCCCGAGGGGAAGGAGGGGTTCCTGCTGGAGGCCGCCGCCCCGAAGCAGCCGGGACCCGCGCTGG ATTCCTGCGAGGCATCTCCAGATGAGGGACTAATAGAAGATTTGGCTATTGTAGATAAGAAAGCTGTGGAGCAACTAACTGAAGGATTGATTTCTCATTATTTACCTGATCTTCAGCGATCAAAACTAGCCCTCCAAGAGCTCAc aCAGAATCAAGTAGTGTTACTAGACACATTAGAGCAAGAAATCTCAAAATTCAAAGAATGTAATTCCATTCTTGATATCAATGCTTTG ttttcagaagCTAAACATTATCACAACAAGCTAGTGAatattagaaaagagatgatgatGCTCCATGAAAAGACATCAAAGTTAAAA AAAAGAGCACTCAAACTGCAGCAGAAGAGGCAGAAAGAAGAACTAGAACGAGAACAGCAACGTGAGAAGGAACTTGAAAGAGAGAAACAGTTAACAGCAAAACCAGCTAGAAGGACATGA